A segment of the Thermomicrobiales bacterium genome:
AGACGAGCACGGGCAGGTGATCGAGGCGCACTCGATCTCGGCCGGTCTGGATTATCCGGGCGTCGGGCCGGAGCTCTCCTACCTGCACTCGATTGGCCGACTGGAGGCTGGTGCCGTGACCGACCAGGAGGCGCTGGAAGGCCTGAAGCTCCTGTCGGTGACAGAGGGCATCATCCCGGCGCTCGAATCGGCCCACGCGATCTATCTCGCCGAGACAATCGCCAAGCGCTACGAGCCGGAGGACGCAATCATCATCAATCTGTCAGGTCGTGGCGACAAGGATATGCACACGGTTGCGCAGGCACTGGGGGTGACGTTGTGACGAACACTGCACCGACGAGGACGAATCAGAAGACAACGTCCCGTGTGACCGCCGCGTTCGCGCGCGCGAAGGCCGAGGGGCGTGCTGCGATCCTGCCCTATGTCACGTCAGGTTGGCCAGAGCTCGACGACACCGAGCGCATCGTCAAGGGACTGGTGGCTGGTGGCGCTGACCTGATCGAGCTCGGCGTGCCGTTCTCCGATCCAATCGCTGATGGCCCGACGATTCAGCGCACGAGCCAACGGGCGCTGGATAACGGCATGACGCCGGACGGCGCACTGGAGATCGTGCGGCGGCTGCGCGCGAGCGGCATTGCGACGCCTGTGTTGTTCATGGGATACTACAACCCAGTATTCGCATATGGTCTGGATGCGTTTGCCAGAGCATGTGCCGAGGCCGGGGTCGATGGCTTGATGATCCCGGACCTGCCACCCGAGGAAAGCGATGAGCTGCTCGCGGCCTGTCTGGATAATGGGATACACCTCGTTTACTTTCTCGCTCCGACGAGTACCGCGGAGCGAGTTGAGGCTGTCCTCCAGCGCGCAAACGGCTTCATCTACCTTATCTCCCTCACCGGCGTCACCGGTGCGCGCGACCAGCTCCCGACCGGTTTGGGTGACTACGTCGTGCGG
Coding sequences within it:
- the trpA gene encoding tryptophan synthase subunit alpha, whose translation is MTNTAPTRTNQKTTSRVTAAFARAKAEGRAAILPYVTSGWPELDDTERIVKGLVAGGADLIELGVPFSDPIADGPTIQRTSQRALDNGMTPDGALEIVRRLRASGIATPVLFMGYYNPVFAYGLDAFARACAEAGVDGLMIPDLPPEESDELLAACLDNGIHLVYFLAPTSTAERVEAVLQRANGFIYLISLTGVTGARDQLPTGLGDYVVRVRRHTQLPLAIGFGISKRDQVVVAEGLVDGVVCGTALLTDLELARPDELEERAAGFIRMLRGD